A window from Vanessa atalanta chromosome 18, ilVanAtal1.2, whole genome shotgun sequence encodes these proteins:
- the LOC125070849 gene encoding transmembrane emp24 domain-containing protein bai isoform X2: MEVQYLIIFLSIFWHGCDAIMWSLAPNTQKCLKEELHANVLVAGEYEVVEVKGQRIDYIVRDSKGHILAQKDSITKGKFTFVTETYDTFEVCFISKVPPEFRGIAQDVTLDIKVGIEAKNYEGIGEAAKLKPMELELKRLEDLSEAIVQDFTLMRKREEEMRDTNESTNNRVLYFSIFSMVCLLGLATWQVLYLRRYFKAKKLIE, from the exons atggaGGTGCAAtatctcataatatttttgagtATTTTCTGGCATGGGTGCGATGCTATAATGTGGAGTTTAGCACCGAACactcaaaagtgcttgaaaGAGGAGCTTCATGCGAATGTACTAGTTGCCGGTGAATATGAAGTTGTGGAAGTCAAAGGGCAAAGAATTGATTACATC gtACGTGATTCAAAGGGTCACATTCTTGCTCAGAAAGATAGTATAACAAAAGGAAAATTCACATTTGTAACAGAGACATATGACACATTTGAAGTTTGTTTCATATCAAAAGTACCTCCag AATTCCGTGGTATTGCACAGGATGTAACACTGGACATCAAAGTTGGTATTGAAGCAAAGAATTATGAAGGT ATTGGTGAGGCTGCCAAATTGAAGCCTATGGAGCTGGAGTTAAAGAGATTAGAAGATTTATCAGAAGCCATTGTTCAGGACTTCACACTCATGAGGAAAAGAGAAGAAGAAATGAGAGACACAAATG AGTCAACAAACAATCGTGTGCTCTATTTCAGTATATTCTCTATGGTCTGTCTCCTAGGATTGGCTACGTGGCAGGTTCTATATCTACGCAGATACTTCAAAGCCAAAAAActcattgaataa
- the LOC125070849 gene encoding transmembrane emp24 domain-containing protein bai isoform X1, whose product MEVQYLIIFLSIFWHGCDAIMWSLAPNTQKCLKEELHANVLVAGEYEVVEVKGQRIDYIVRDSKGHILAQKDSITKGKFTFVTETYDTFEVCFISKVPPEFRGIAQDVTLDIKVGIEAKNYEGNSWIGEAAKLKPMELELKRLEDLSEAIVQDFTLMRKREEEMRDTNESTNNRVLYFSIFSMVCLLGLATWQVLYLRRYFKAKKLIE is encoded by the exons atggaGGTGCAAtatctcataatatttttgagtATTTTCTGGCATGGGTGCGATGCTATAATGTGGAGTTTAGCACCGAACactcaaaagtgcttgaaaGAGGAGCTTCATGCGAATGTACTAGTTGCCGGTGAATATGAAGTTGTGGAAGTCAAAGGGCAAAGAATTGATTACATC gtACGTGATTCAAAGGGTCACATTCTTGCTCAGAAAGATAGTATAACAAAAGGAAAATTCACATTTGTAACAGAGACATATGACACATTTGAAGTTTGTTTCATATCAAAAGTACCTCCag AATTCCGTGGTATTGCACAGGATGTAACACTGGACATCAAAGTTGGTATTGAAGCAAAGAATTATGAAGGT AATTCTTGG ATTGGTGAGGCTGCCAAATTGAAGCCTATGGAGCTGGAGTTAAAGAGATTAGAAGATTTATCAGAAGCCATTGTTCAGGACTTCACACTCATGAGGAAAAGAGAAGAAGAAATGAGAGACACAAATG AGTCAACAAACAATCGTGTGCTCTATTTCAGTATATTCTCTATGGTCTGTCTCCTAGGATTGGCTACGTGGCAGGTTCTATATCTACGCAGATACTTCAAAGCCAAAAAActcattgaataa
- the LOC125070848 gene encoding zinc transporter 7 translates to MLPLIQKDTRQSRGAISGIPEKFQNWLRLIFSDKNSKNLFLFLLLNLSFAFVELFYGVWSNSLGLISDAFHMFFDCTGLVAGLAASLVSKWRANERYSYGYARAEVLAGFVNGLFLLFISFFILKEAVERAIEPPEVKHERLLVVSILGFLVNLVGIYAFHHGHGHGHGGHGHSHGGHGHSHNHNHGHSHDDIEAPTGAGSAIMRGVFLHVLADTLGSVGVIISAILMQLFGWMRADPICSMAIALLIAASVFPLVMDSGAVLLQRTPVSLERALPNLYTRVVGLAGVHAVQEPHFWTLCSDVHVGAIKLEVAREVDPRYVTDQAARIFREAGVKHLTVQLDYSPL, encoded by the exons atgttgccTCTCATACAGAAGGACACCCGACAGTCCCGGGGTGCTATTTCAGGCATTCCCGAAAAGTTTCAAAACTGGCTGCGATTGATATTTTCGGACAAAAATTCCaagaatttatttctatttcttcTACTAAACTTGTCTTTTGCATTTGTGGAGTTATTCTATGGAGTTTGGTCAAATAGTTTAG gtctGATTTCTGATGCATTCCATATGTTCTTTGACTGTACGGGCTTGGTGGCTGGATTAGCAGCTTCATTGGTGTCAAAATGGAGGGCAAATGAACGCTACTCTTATGGCTATGCAAGAGCCGAGGTGCTGGCAGGCTTTGTAAATGGACTCTTTCTCctctttatttcattttttatcctAAAGGAGGCAGTGGAAAGAGCTATTGAGCCACCTGag gtaaaaCATGAAAGGTTGCTTGTCGTCTCTATACTTGGATTCCTAGTCAACCTCGTCGGAATATATGCATTCCATCACGGCCACGGACACGGTCATGGCGGCCATGGTCACTCACATGGTGGTCACGGTCATTCGCACAACCACAATCACGGTCACTCGCACGATGACATCGAAGCTCCCACCGGAGCGGGATCTGCCATAATGCGCGGAGTGTTCCTTCACGTTCTCGCCGATACACTGGGTTCCGTCGGTGTTATAATATCCGCCATTTTAATGCAGTTATTTGGCTGGATGAGAGCAGATCCAATTTGCTCAATGGCTATAGCGTTGCTTATAGCAGCGAGTGTGTTCCCGCTAGTGATGGACTCTGGTGCTGTTTTATTACAACGGACTCCAGTGTCACTCGAACGGGCGCTCCCGAACTTATATACTAGGGTAGTGGGCTTGGCAGGTGTACATGCGGTCCAAGAACCGCACTTCTGGACTCTTTGCAGTGACGTACATGTTGGCGCGATAAAGCTCGAGGTCGCAAGGGAGGTTGACCCACGTTACGTCACAGATCAAGCTGCGAGGATCTTCCGAGAAGCCGGCGTGAAACATCTAACAGTTCAATTAGACTACTCCCCGCTTTGA